In Bordetella genomosp. 10, the genomic window TCCGCGGCGACTTGCAGGCGCTGGCGCGCGGGACGGTGGCGGGACGCCGGCGCGACGACGAGATCACCATTTTCAAGGCGGTGGGCAGCGCGCTGGAGGACCTGACCGCGGCGGCGCTGGCATACGAGTCGGCGGGACGCGCCGAAGCAAAGCGGAAGGATTGAGGCAAAATCGGGGTATTCGCGCTGCCGCCAGTATCCGGAGCATTGCCATGTCTGCAGCTTTGCCGTCGCGCCGCCGCGCACGGCCGTGGTGGATCGCCGCGGTCGTTTCGTTGAGTTGGGCCGCGTGCCTGTGGCCGGGCCCCGGCATGTCCGGCGCCGCCCGCGCGGCGCCCGGCGACCAGCCGCCCGCCGCCGCGCCGCCCATGGTGATCGTGGGCGTGGACTTGTCCCTGACCGGCCACGCCAGCGTGTTGGGCCTGCAAAGCCGCAATGCCGTGCGCCTGTGGCCGGCGACGCTGGGCGGCCTGCCGGCGCGCTACGTGGTGCTCGACGACGGCAGCGACCTCGGCCGCGCGCGCGCCAACATGCGCGCCTTCACCGAAGCGGGCGAGGGCGCCGGCGGCGCGTCGAACAGGTCCGCGGATGCAGCGCGGGCAGGCGACGCCAAGGACGCGTCCGAACAGACGCTGGCCGCCGGCATGACCGGCGGCGACACGGCCGCCGCGCCGCCGCGCGCCGACGCCGTGGTCGGCTTCATGACCACGCCGCTGGCGCAGGCGGTGCTGCCCGACGCCGCGCGCACGCGCACGCCCTTGATCGTCCTGGCGGGCGCGCCCAGCCTGGTCACGCCCATGGACGCGACGCGCGCCTGGGTCTTCAAGATGTCGCAGAACGACGGCGTCATGGCGCGCGCGATGGTGGACGACATGGTGCGGCGCGGCTATCGCGATGTCGCCTTCTTCGGGTTCGACGATGCGTACGGCGAGGGCTGGCGGCAGGCCT contains:
- a CDS encoding ABC transporter substrate-binding protein, with the translated sequence MSGAARAAPGDQPPAAAPPMVIVGVDLSLTGHASVLGLQSRNAVRLWPATLGGLPARYVVLDDGSDLGRARANMRAFTEAGEGAGGASNRSADAARAGDAKDASEQTLAAGMTGGDTAAAPPRADAVVGFMTTPLAQAVLPDAARTRTPLIVLAGAPSLVTPMDATRAWVFKMSQNDGVMARAMVDDMVRRGYRDVAFFGFDDAYGEGWRQAFTQAAAGKLRIVAQERYPRSSQALVSQAQRIIAARPAAVLVAATGADAVLPQRTLRERGFGGQVYQTHGIATPDFLKEGESDVEGTLFAAGPAMFARALPPDHPARPAALAFADLYEKRYGKDTVTQFSADAYGAWVLLDHAVAAVVRAGLRPGDEAFRVALRKALEDTRGLAVPNGILNLSPTEHQGLGADAVVIGGVRGGRYVYPAN